The Bacteroides ovatus genomic interval TCTCCTACCTCGAGCAATGCAATCGTCTGCTCTTTGTCTGTATGCAAAGGGAGAATATGATTCTTGTTGTTCAGAACTGTTATTGCCGCTAAATTCAACCGGCGAACCAAATCACGCGTTTGCGGACTGTTAATCCGTTGTTCCAGACCGGATAATTGTACATACGACTTTTTCTTCAGTCCCAACACATATTTATAAGTCAAGACCTTACGACATTTGCTTTCAATATCTTCGCGGGTCAACTCTCCTTTTTCAATGGCTTCCAGTACGGCCGGTATCTCTTCCTTCAAGTTTCGGGGAGACAATACCATGTCATTACCAGCTTTCAAAGCCTGCAAACTGACATTTCCATTTCCCGCCACTCCTTTCATGGCAAGCGCATCCGTAAATATGAGTCCTTTGAACGCCAACTCATCTGTCAGCAAATCATATACGACATTGCGGGACAAGGAAGACGGAAGTCCACCAATCGGTTCTATCACCGGAACTTGCAAATGTCCTACCATCATACCGCCCAATCCGGCACGGATGGCTTCTTTAAAAGGATAAAGTTCCACACTGTCCAGACGCTCACGAGTGAAAGGAAGTACCGGAAGCGCCTTATGCGAATCAACATCGGTATCTCCATGTCCGGGAAAATGTTTGCACACAGATAAAACCCCTCCGCTTTCCAAACCGGAAGCATAAGCGATAACCTTATCAGCCACCTGTATCGGATCTTCTCCAAAAGAACGGGTATTGATTACGGGATTTTCAGGATTTATATTCACGTCCGCCACCGGAGCAAAGTTGACCTGTACTCCAATCTGTCGGCATTGACGAGCAACTTCACGCCCGTATTCATAGAGCAGCTTGTTGTCACGGATACATCCCAATACCATATTCCGTGGAAAAACAGGCATACCACGCAAACGCATGGCCAGCCCCCATTCTCCATCAAAGGTAATCATCAAAGGGACTTTTGCCTGCCGTTGCGCCCGGTTTGTCAGTTCAACCTGATTTTGCATCTTCCCACCGGAAAAGAGAAGTCCGCCCACTTTATAGGTGTCGATTACTTCGCGCAACAGTTCCAGGTTTCGTTTGGTATCTACCGGGGCAATGGTATAGATGAACAACTGCCCTACCTTTTCTTTAAAGGAAAGCTTATCCATAACCGAATCAACCCAGTGCCGGCAGTCTTTGTCCTGAAGGGCTTTATACACCAGCAGAGGTTCAACGGTTGTAGCATTCTGCGCCGGACTTGAAACCGTGCCGGCCGCAATAAGGAATAAAAGCGTTGCTATTGAGGGGATTATCTTCATTTATGTTTTAAAGTCAAATCGAGACGGCCTACACGAACACCATTTTTTCCCGTGTGCATAACAGGCACCTCTTTTCCGTCCATATTCAAGTATATTTTGGGCCCTTTCATAAATGTATGAGAGTGCCCGCCCAGAATCACGTCGATATTGCGTGTTCCGGCAACCAGATGTTCATCCATTTGAATGCCCAGATGAGACAGGCATACTACCAAATCACAACCTTCTTCGTCTTTCAACAAAGCAGCTATTTCGTTGGATACGCGGACAGGATCTTCATAAACGACTCCTTCGCATTTATTAGCCTGAATCATCCCTTCGGGTTGGGTTCCAAGGCCAAACACACCAATTCTCAAACCATATTTCTCAAGAACGACGTAGGGTTTAACTATATCTTTCAATACCGTAGCATCCAGATTATAGTTGGCACAAACAACCGGGAAATTAGCCATCTTGAAAATACGTTCCATATTATCCACATCGAAATCAAACTCATGGTTACCGATAGTCATAGCATCGTAACCCATTTCATTCATTAGTTTAACTTCCACTTCTCCGCGGAACATATTATAATAAGGTGTTCCCTGAGAAATATCTCCGCAGTCGAAAAGCAGCACATTCTTATGCTCCTTGCGGAACTGTTCGAGAAAAACAGCCCGGCGAAGAAAACCACCTTTATTATAGTATTCGTCCCCCTTCTGATTGACAGGTTCGATACGACTATGCACATCGCTTGTTTGTAAAATAATCACTTCTTTGGTATCCTTATCCTGCGCAAAAATTGAGAAAGTAAAGCTCAATGCAAGACATAACAGGAATAATATCTGAATTCTTTTCATATTCAATATTTTTAGATTCTCCTTTTTATTTTATGCTAATACGTCCATCCAGTTTGGAGGTAATCGCTTTGCCTTCGGCAGTCTGTTTGCGTACATAATCAAGAAATAGTCCGCGTAAGGTTGCGTCTTCGGGGCATACTCTCTTTTCTGCCTGCAGGAAAGCATCCATCCGTCCATTTCCATCTGCCAGATAGTCGATAGTGGCCACCGTGTAAAGCTGGTCATCCTTTAGTGGTTTTTCACCGACAAAGGCGTTCAGCAACTTTCCATTTTTGGTGATTTCAAGGCGGATACCGCTCACTCCTTCTCCGTGCAGAGATGCAATCGCTTCAAAAAGACGTCTCAAGTCTGTTCCTTTCATAGTCAGTACGCAAAGAGAATTCTCAAAAGGAAGAATTTCAAACACATCGCCTACCGTGATATCTCCTTCGGGCAAGATATTACGCAAGCCGCCCATATTTACCAATCCCATATCAGCAGGTTTCCCCAACACCTGAACAGCCGCTTGCTGCAAAACACCTGCAACAAGGTTGGAAAGTAAACTTTCGGGACCTCCTTTGTCCATTTTCATCGCACTGGTGCCGATGACTTCATACATCATCGCATCCACCTTTTCCTTATAAGGCTTTAAGATTTCGGCAGCTTTCGCGTTGGGATGGGTGTCCCAAACAGAATCAATCGTTATCATGCTGCCCTCTACTTTAGTTATTTCGTACTGAGCCGTAGTCTCGCGTGCGGTCCGGCAGGAAGTAAACAGGAAGCCTCCTGCCAACGCTGCCACCATCAGATACTTTGCATAAGTCTGTTTCATGTTCGCTATTTTTAGATATGCTACAAATATACAAAAACATTTGGCTATCTGGCAAATAATTCGTTACTTTGCACCGCTTTCGCGCAATCGCTGTCAAGAGAAGAGATACTTGGTATGTTGCGTTGTAACGATGAAACAATTTAATAATAACAACAATGGATTTAATTAAAATTGCAGAAGAAGCATTTGCTACCGGAAAACAGCACCCGAGCTTCAAAGCAGGAGACACTGTAACAGTAGCATATCGTATTATCGAGGGTAACAAAGAACGTGTACAGTTGTACCGTGGTGTTGTTATCAAAATCGCCGGTCACGGAGACAAGAAACGTTTTACTGTACGTAAAATGTCAGGAACTATAGGCGTAGAAAGAATTTTCCCAATCGAATCACCGGCTATCGATAGCATCGAAGTGAACAAGGTAGGTAAAGTTCGTCGCGCTAAATTGTACTACCTGCGCGCTCTTACTGGTAAGAAAGCTAGAATCAAAGAAAAAAGAGCTAACTAATAAGCCGAACTTTTCGATTCGAAATAAAAAAGGGAACTTCATTATGAGGTTCCCTTTTTTATTGTATATTTTCTCAAACATTCTCATGCCTATGAGAATATTTTCTCACTCCGGTGAGAATAACCCTTTGTCTGAATAAGCCGTACACGTCAGAAAGGACTAAATAAAACAAAGCCCCGAAAGTCATAAACTCCCGAGGCTTCATTACCTTTATTATAATAATGAAATGTTATTCTTTCAAATCTTTCAGTTCCCAAGCCAATGCACTGGCGCCCAGTACAGCAGCATCAGAATCCTTCAATTCGGAAACGAGCAGTTTAGTCTTGCCTTTATAGATATTCAGGATATTATCATCAATTGATTTCTGAATTGGTTTCATGATATAGTCACCGGACTTAGCCAAACCACCAAACAATACAATTGCTTCAGGGCTGGAGAATGCAATAGCATCTGCCAGTGCTTCACCCAAGATGTTACCTGTAAAGTTAAAGATTTCCTGTGCCAGTTTATCACCTTGTACAGCTGCATCATACACATCTTTTGAAGTGATGTTTTCTGCAGGAATGTTACGAAGCAAGCTAGCATCCGTACGGGCAGCAAGGAATTCGCGAGCTGTGCGAGCTACACCGGTAGCCGAACAGTAAGTTTCCAGACATCCCTTACGGCCACAACCGCAAAGACGACCATCGCGACGGGCGATAACGTGTCCCAATTCACCTGCAAAACCGTCATGACCATACACCATCTGACCGTTGATAACGATACCGCTACCCACACCAGTACCCAGTGTAATCATGATAAAGTCTTTCATACCACGGGCAGCACCGTAAGTCATTTCACCGATAGCAGCAGCGTTTGCGTCGTTTGTCAAAGCAGTGGGGATACCCAGTCTTTCTTCAAACATGGCAGCCAACGGAAGAATTCCCTTCCAAGGCAGGTTCGGAGCAAATTCAATCGTTCCCGTGTAGTAGTTGCCATTCGGAGCACCGATACCAATACCTCTGATTTTATCAACACCACCATTAGCAATAATCAATGGAAGCAGACTTTTACACACTTCATCAGCGTATTCTTCTACTGTAGGGTAACCAGATGTTTTGATTGAACTGCTGGCAATAATAGTTCCGCGTGCGTCTACAATTCCAAAGACGGTATTCGTTCCGCCTATGTCAATACCTACTACGTAGGGTTTTTCCATGTTTGAATTCATGATACTTTTATTTAAAAGGGTTAGTTAATCATTAAGTTTACTGCACACAAATTACGTAAAGAAGATTGAGTCTACAAAATGTTTTTTGAAAAAAGTTCAACCTGTTTGCAACTTTTCGTATCTTTCGCACGTCTAATAGTAGAAAATTATCAGAAAACAGAAACTAAATAAAGAAAATTGTGATACAACTAACGAATATCAACAAGACCTACAACAACGGAGCGCCTCTCCATGTACTTAAAGGTATCAATCTCAACATTGAACAGGGAGAATTTGTTTCTATCATGGGAGCATCCGGGTCTGGGAAATCAACTTTACTCAACATATTGGGAATCCTCGACAACTACGATACCGGAGATTATTACCTGAACAACGTACTTATCAAGAACTTGAGCGAAACCAAAGCTGCCGAATACCGGAACCGTATGATCGGATTTATCTTCCAGTCATTCAATCTGATTTCCTTTAAAGATGCCGTAGAGAATGTAGCACTTCCTTTATTTTACCAGGGAATAAGTCGCAAAAAACGAAATGCGCTTGCCTTGGAATATCTCGACCGCCTGGGTTTAAAAGACTGGGCACATCACATGCCGAACGAAATGAGTGGCGGTCAGAAACAACGTGTAGCCATTGCACGAGCTTTAATCACCCAACCACAAATCATTCTGGCAGATGAACCAACAGGAGCTTTAGATAGCAAAACTTCTGTGGAAGTGATGCAGATTCTGAAAGATCTTCATAAACTGGGAATGACGATTGTCGTTGTCACCCACGAAAGTGGAGTCGCCAACCAGACAGACAAGATTATACATATCAAAGATGGAATCATCGAACGTATTGAAGATAATATCGACCATGACGCTTCTCCTTTCGGAAAAGACGGTATCATGAAATAATCTAAAATCCACCACTATACAAACATTATCATGATTGACATCTGGCAAGAAATATATAGTACCATCAAACGCAACAAGCTAAGAACTTTTCTCACAGGATTTGCCGTGGCATGGGGAATCTTTATGCTTATCGTCCTACTAGGTGCAGGCAACGGACTGATCCACGCATTCGAGCAATCGGCTTCCGAACGTGCCATGAACTCCATCAAGATTTTTCCGGGATGGACCAGTAAATCATACGACGGACTGAAAGAAGGAAGACGGGTGCAACTGGACAATAAAGACATGGATGCTACCAGTCATTATTTCCCGAATCATGTCATCAAGGCCGGAGCAACCGTGTGGCAGGGAGGCGTTAATCTTAGTTTCGGACAAGAATACGTCAGCCTGAACCTTTCCGGCGTATATCCCAATCATACAGAGGTAGAAGTCGTGAAGCTTTTCGAAGGACGTTTTATCAATGAAATCGATATCAAGAAACGCCGGAAAGTTATTGTGCTTCATAAGAAAACAGCAGAAATCCTTTTTAACAAGACTCATACCGAGCCAATCGGACAGTTTGTCAACGCCGGAAATGTGGTTTATCAGGTAGTAGGTCTTTATAATGATAAAGGAGATAGCGGAGACAGCGATGCCTACATTCCTTTTACCACTCTGCAAACGATTTATAATAAAGGAGACAAACTGAATAACCTGGTCATGACTACCAAAAATCTGGAAACAGTAGAGGCCAATGAGGCTTTTGAAGCCCATTACCGCAAAGTATTGGGAGCCAACCATCGGTTTGACCCAACGGACCACAGTGCTATCTGGATATGGAACCGGTTTACCAACTATCTGCAACAGCAGAAAGGTTCGGGCATGCTGCGTATCGCCATCTGGGTAATCGGCATCTTTACGTTACTTAGCGGAATCGTTGGAGTTTCCAACATCATGCTGATTACCGTCAAAGAACGTACCCGCGAGTTTGGTATTCGTAAGGCTTTGGGAGCCAAACCGCTTTCCATTCTCTGGTTGATTATCGTAGAGAGCGTCACCATCACCACCATATTCGGATATATCGGCATGGTAGCCGGTATCGGAGTGACCGAATGGATGAACAGCGCTTTCGGCAATCAGACCATGGACACCGGAATGTGGACGGAAACCGTTTTCCTGAATCCGACAGTAGATATAAGAATCGCCATACAGGCTACACTCACATTAATAATAGCTGGTACGTTAGCCGGATTATTCCCTGCCCGAAAAGCAGTTAGCATCCGACCGATCGAAGCACTTAGAGCAGATTAAGACTATGAGAATAGACATGGATACCTGTGAGGAAATCCTCATTACCATTACAAGAAATAAAACGAGAAGCCTGCTGACTGCATTCGGTGTTTTCTGGGGAATCTTTATGCTCGTAGCCCTTATCGGCGGCGGGCAAGGATTGGAGGACATGATGAAAAAGAACTTTGAAGGATTTGCCACCAATTCTGGTTTCCTTGTCTCGCAAAGAACGGGCGAGGCTTACAAAGGCTTCCGCAAAGGGAGATGGTGGAATCTGGAATCTACCGACATTGACCGTCTTCGCTCCCAAGTGAAAGAGGTGGAGATCATTACTCCGTCCGTAGCCCGTTGGGGTTCCAAAGCCGTATACGAAGATAAGAAATATGATTGTAGCGTGAAAGGATTGTATCCGGATTATCTCCACATTGAATCACAGGAAATGGCATACGGCAGGTTCATCAATGAGGTGGATATAAAGGAAGCACGCAAAGTATGTGTCATCGGAAAACGAATTTATGAAAGTCTTTTCAAACCGGGAGAAGACCCGTGTGGCAAATATGTAAGAGTAGATGGCATTTATTATCAAGTGATTGGCATGTCTTCTTCCGAAGGGGACATGAATATACAGGGACGGGCTTCGGAGGCCGTCACTCTTCCTTTCACTACGATGCAGCAAACATATAATCTGGGAGGACGAATTGATGTGATCTGTTTCACTGCGAAGCATGGAGTCAAAGTGTCTGAAATACAACCCAAAATGGAACAGGTCATTAAAGCCGCACATTATATCTCCCCGGATGACAAACAGGCTGTTATGTGCCTGAATGCCGAAGCTATGTTCTCTATGGTCGATAACCTGTTTACCGGTATCAACATACTTGTTTGGATGGTAGGATTGGGAACTTTGCTGGCAGGTGCCATCGGAGTATCCAATATTATGATGGTGACCGTTAAAGAACGTACCACTGAAATCGGTATCCGCCGGGCGATCGGTGCACGACCGAAAGATATTCTGCAACAAATTCTATCAGAGAGTATGGTACTTACCACCATTGCAGGAATGTGTGGAATATCCTTTGCCGTCATGGTGTTGCAACTTGTAGAGATGGGAGCCAACGCTGACGGAGGGGACACCCGTTTTCAAGTTACTTTCGGACTGGCAATCGGTACTTGTGCCCTTCTAATCGCACTGGGAATGTTGGCAGGTCTGGCACCTGCTTACCGGGCCATGGCTATCAAACCGATTGAGGCGATTCGGGATGAATAAGGAAGTGGAACAGTTATCTGGATATGTGAGGAGTTTAGTTTCAATCATCAATCGTAAATAATAAAATTATAAATAAAATCATGAAAAAGTATCTGAAAATCACATTATTGGTAGTCATTGCTATCATTCTTGTCGGAACATTCGTATTCCTTTATCAGAAATCCAAGCCTAAGGTAATCACTTACGAAACAGTTAGACCGGAAATGACTGACCTCCAAAAAACTACAGTAGCTACCGGAAAGGTGGAACCGAGAGACGAAATTTTAATCAAACCGCAAATTTCGGGTATTATCGACGAAGTATATAAAGAAGCCGGACAAGCTGTAAGAAAAGGGGAAGTTATTGCCAAAGTAAAAGTAATCCCTGAACTCGGACAACTGAATTCTGCAGAAAGCCGTGTGCGCCTGGCAGAAATTAATGCAACCCAGGCAGAAACGGATTTCGCCCGTGTGAAGAAGTTGTATGACGGTCAGTTAATTAGCCGGGAGGAATACGAGAAAAGTGAAGTGGCTTTGAAACAGGCTCGCGAAGAGAGACAGACGGCCAAAGACAATCTGGAAATCGTAAAAGAAGGAATTACCAAAAACAGTGCCTCTTTCAGTAGCACGATGATTCGCTCTACCATTGACGGGTTAATCCTGGACGTACCTGTAAAAGCTGGTAATTCGGTGATTATGAGTAATACGTTCAATGATGGAACCACGATTGCTACGGTAGCCAACATGAACGATATGATTTTCCGCGGTAATATTGATGAAACAGAAGTGGGACGTATCCACGAACAAATGCCAATCAAGCTGACCATCGGAGCTTTACAAAATCTGACTTTCAATGCCATTCTGGAATATATCTCTCCGAAAGGGGTGGAAACCAATGGAGCCAACCAGTTTGAAATCAAGGCTGCGATTACCATTCCGGATTCTGTTCAGATTCGTTCCGGATATTCGGCTAATGCGGAAATCGTATTACAAAAAGCCAATCAGGTATTGGCAGTGCCCGAAAGCACTGTTGAATTTAGTGGTGACTCTACATTTGTGTACATCATGACAGATTCAGTGCCCGAACAAAAGTTCCAGCGTACACAGGTGACTGCCGGTATGAGTGATGGAATCAAGATAGAAATCAAGAAAGGGGTAACCGTTCAGGACAAAATACGTGGTGCAGAGAAAAAAGATAAATAATTGAATCCGATGAAAATAATTCGTAAAACCATATCAGCCCTTCTGCTTGCCGGAGTCGGAATCACCTCCATTCAGGCACAGAACAACTCTTCGCAAGCGTGGACGCTGCGGCAATGTATCGACTATGCCATTGAACATAATATAGAAATCCGTCAATCGGCCAATAATGTCGAAGCAGGCAAAGTGAGTGTAAACACTACTAAATGGGCACGCCTTCCGAATCTGAGCGGTAGTGCCAGCCAAAACTGGAGTTGGGGTCGTACCGCTTCTCCGATAGACAACTCGTATAGTGACATCAACAGCGCCAATACCAGTTTCAGCTTGGGAACAAACGTACCTATATTTACCGGTTTGCAATTGTCCAACCAATATTCACTTGCCAAACTGGATTTAAAAGCTGCTATAGAAGATTTGAATAAAGCCAGAGAGGATATTGCAATCAATGTCACTTCGGCTTATTTACAGGTTTTATTCAATCAAGAATTAAGTAAGATTGCTCATAATCAGGTCGATTTAAGCAAAGACCAGTTAAAACGTATTCAAGGTCTTCAGGGAGTGGGTAAGGCATCCTCTTCTGAAGTGGCCGAAGCACAAGCCCGTGTTGCACAGGATGAAATGACTGCTGTACAATCAGACAATACGTACAAACTGTCCTTACTGGATCTCACCCAACTCTTGGAATTACCCACGCCTGAAGGATTTGTACTCGAAAGCCCTAAGGAAGAATTAGAGTTCGAATCTCTCACTCCGCCGGATGACATATATACACAGGCGCTTACTTACAAACCAAGCATTAAGGCTGCAGAATATCGTTTACAAGGTAGTCTTAATAGTATTCGTATTGCCCAAAGTGCGTTTTATCCACAACTCTCTTTCAGTGCCGGTCTGGGAAGTAATTATTATACGGTTAGCGGAAGATCAGAGAGCAGCTTCGGCAGTCAGATGAAAAACAATCTGAATAAATATATAGGATTTAATTTGAGCGTGCCAATCTTCAACCGTTTTGCCACAAGAAACCGGGTACGCACCGCTCGTTTGCAACAAATAGATTTATCCTTGAAGTTGGATAACAGTAAAAAAATACTCTATAAAGAAATTCAGCAAGCCTGGTACAATGCTCTGGCAGCAGAAAGTAAATACAACTCCAGTGAAGTGGCAGTAAAAGCCAACGAAGAATCTTTCCGCCTGATGAGTGAGAAATTCAATAACGGCAAAGCTACCTTT includes:
- the rplS gene encoding 50S ribosomal protein L19, which gives rise to MDLIKIAEEAFATGKQHPSFKAGDTVTVAYRIIEGNKERVQLYRGVVIKIAGHGDKKRFTVRKMSGTIGVERIFPIESPAIDSIEVNKVGKVRRAKLYYLRALTGKKARIKEKRAN
- a CDS encoding bifunctional metallophosphatase/5'-nucleotidase is translated as MKRIQILFLLCLALSFTFSIFAQDKDTKEVIILQTSDVHSRIEPVNQKGDEYYNKGGFLRRAVFLEQFRKEHKNVLLFDCGDISQGTPYYNMFRGEVEVKLMNEMGYDAMTIGNHEFDFDVDNMERIFKMANFPVVCANYNLDATVLKDIVKPYVVLEKYGLRIGVFGLGTQPEGMIQANKCEGVVYEDPVRVSNEIAALLKDEEGCDLVVCLSHLGIQMDEHLVAGTRNIDVILGGHSHTFMKGPKIYLNMDGKEVPVMHTGKNGVRVGRLDLTLKHK
- a CDS encoding ABC transporter ATP-binding protein — translated: MIQLTNINKTYNNGAPLHVLKGINLNIEQGEFVSIMGASGSGKSTLLNILGILDNYDTGDYYLNNVLIKNLSETKAAEYRNRMIGFIFQSFNLISFKDAVENVALPLFYQGISRKKRNALALEYLDRLGLKDWAHHMPNEMSGGQKQRVAIARALITQPQIILADEPTGALDSKTSVEVMQILKDLHKLGMTIVVVTHESGVANQTDKIIHIKDGIIERIEDNIDHDASPFGKDGIMK
- a CDS encoding ABC transporter permease, whose product is MRIDMDTCEEILITITRNKTRSLLTAFGVFWGIFMLVALIGGGQGLEDMMKKNFEGFATNSGFLVSQRTGEAYKGFRKGRWWNLESTDIDRLRSQVKEVEIITPSVARWGSKAVYEDKKYDCSVKGLYPDYLHIESQEMAYGRFINEVDIKEARKVCVIGKRIYESLFKPGEDPCGKYVRVDGIYYQVIGMSSSEGDMNIQGRASEAVTLPFTTMQQTYNLGGRIDVICFTAKHGVKVSEIQPKMEQVIKAAHYISPDDKQAVMCLNAEAMFSMVDNLFTGINILVWMVGLGTLLAGAIGVSNIMMVTVKERTTEIGIRRAIGARPKDILQQILSESMVLTTIAGMCGISFAVMVLQLVEMGANADGGDTRFQVTFGLAIGTCALLIALGMLAGLAPAYRAMAIKPIEAIRDE
- a CDS encoding efflux RND transporter periplasmic adaptor subunit, with product MKKYLKITLLVVIAIILVGTFVFLYQKSKPKVITYETVRPEMTDLQKTTVATGKVEPRDEILIKPQISGIIDEVYKEAGQAVRKGEVIAKVKVIPELGQLNSAESRVRLAEINATQAETDFARVKKLYDGQLISREEYEKSEVALKQAREERQTAKDNLEIVKEGITKNSASFSSTMIRSTIDGLILDVPVKAGNSVIMSNTFNDGTTIATVANMNDMIFRGNIDETEVGRIHEQMPIKLTIGALQNLTFNAILEYISPKGVETNGANQFEIKAAITIPDSVQIRSGYSANAEIVLQKANQVLAVPESTVEFSGDSTFVYIMTDSVPEQKFQRTQVTAGMSDGIKIEIKKGVTVQDKIRGAEKKDK
- a CDS encoding TolC family protein, translated to MKIIRKTISALLLAGVGITSIQAQNNSSQAWTLRQCIDYAIEHNIEIRQSANNVEAGKVSVNTTKWARLPNLSGSASQNWSWGRTASPIDNSYSDINSANTSFSLGTNVPIFTGLQLSNQYSLAKLDLKAAIEDLNKAREDIAINVTSAYLQVLFNQELSKIAHNQVDLSKDQLKRIQGLQGVGKASSSEVAEAQARVAQDEMTAVQSDNTYKLSLLDLTQLLELPTPEGFVLESPKEELEFESLTPPDDIYTQALTYKPSIKAAEYRLQGSLNSIRIAQSAFYPQLSFSAGLGSNYYTVSGRSESSFGSQMKNNLNKYIGFNLSVPIFNRFATRNRVRTARLQQIDLSLKLDNSKKILYKEIQQAWYNALAAESKYNSSEVAVKANEESFRLMSEKFNNGKATFVEYNEAKLNLTKALSDKLQAKYDYLFRTKILDFYKGQVIE
- a CDS encoding ROK family protein, coding for MNSNMEKPYVVGIDIGGTNTVFGIVDARGTIIASSSIKTSGYPTVEEYADEVCKSLLPLIIANGGVDKIRGIGIGAPNGNYYTGTIEFAPNLPWKGILPLAAMFEERLGIPTALTNDANAAAIGEMTYGAARGMKDFIMITLGTGVGSGIVINGQMVYGHDGFAGELGHVIARRDGRLCGCGRKGCLETYCSATGVARTAREFLAARTDASLLRNIPAENITSKDVYDAAVQGDKLAQEIFNFTGNILGEALADAIAFSSPEAIVLFGGLAKSGDYIMKPIQKSIDDNILNIYKGKTKLLVSELKDSDAAVLGASALAWELKDLKE
- a CDS encoding ABC transporter permease, with product MIDIWQEIYSTIKRNKLRTFLTGFAVAWGIFMLIVLLGAGNGLIHAFEQSASERAMNSIKIFPGWTSKSYDGLKEGRRVQLDNKDMDATSHYFPNHVIKAGATVWQGGVNLSFGQEYVSLNLSGVYPNHTEVEVVKLFEGRFINEIDIKKRRKVIVLHKKTAEILFNKTHTEPIGQFVNAGNVVYQVVGLYNDKGDSGDSDAYIPFTTLQTIYNKGDKLNNLVMTTKNLETVEANEAFEAHYRKVLGANHRFDPTDHSAIWIWNRFTNYLQQQKGSGMLRIAIWVIGIFTLLSGIVGVSNIMLITVKERTREFGIRKALGAKPLSILWLIIVESVTITTIFGYIGMVAGIGVTEWMNSAFGNQTMDTGMWTETVFLNPTVDIRIAIQATLTLIIAGTLAGLFPARKAVSIRPIEALRAD
- a CDS encoding 5'-nucleotidase C-terminal domain-containing protein, with the translated sequence MKQTYAKYLMVAALAGGFLFTSCRTARETTAQYEITKVEGSMITIDSVWDTHPNAKAAEILKPYKEKVDAMMYEVIGTSAMKMDKGGPESLLSNLVAGVLQQAAVQVLGKPADMGLVNMGGLRNILPEGDITVGDVFEILPFENSLCVLTMKGTDLRRLFEAIASLHGEGVSGIRLEITKNGKLLNAFVGEKPLKDDQLYTVATIDYLADGNGRMDAFLQAEKRVCPEDATLRGLFLDYVRKQTAEGKAITSKLDGRISIK